The Haloplanus salinarum genome includes a region encoding these proteins:
- a CDS encoding IS6 family transposase, which yields MLSFDRLSGDSGCIELEFPEREATPEPAMKLGIRLHLAGLSLSDTVLILEMLGVDRHRSTVHRWVQKADLQPTGGAEPNHVAVDETVIQLNDERYWLYAAVDPDTNRLLHVRLYPTRTTAITSMFLSESREKHQVDDAVFLVNGAPWLQAACHRHGLRFQHVTHGNRNAVERVFREIKQRTNQFSNTFSHVEPSTAENWLQAFAFAWNQLI from the coding sequence CCTCAGTGGCGATAGCGGTTGCATCGAGTTAGAATTTCCGGAGCGAGAGGCGACACCCGAGCCGGCGATGAAGCTCGGTATCCGACTCCATTTGGCTGGACTATCACTTTCGGATACAGTCTTGATTCTTGAGATGTTGGGTGTCGATCGTCATCGAAGCACCGTGCATCGATGGGTGCAGAAGGCCGATTTACAGCCGACAGGTGGTGCTGAGCCGAATCACGTTGCGGTCGATGAGACTGTGATTCAACTCAATGATGAGCGATATTGGCTGTACGCTGCTGTCGATCCCGATACCAACCGCCTGCTTCATGTTCGGCTCTATCCGACGAGAACCACTGCGATCACCTCGATGTTTCTCTCAGAATCACGTGAGAAACATCAGGTAGACGACGCAGTTTTTCTCGTCAACGGTGCACCGTGGTTGCAGGCAGCCTGTCACCGACACGGGCTACGATTCCAGCATGTTACACATGGGAATCGGAATGCCGTCGAACGTGTCTTCCGAGAAATCAAACAACGAACTAACCAATTTTCAAATACGTTTAGTCACGTCGAACCGAGTACCGCTGAAAACTGGTTACAAGCGTTTGCCTTCGCATGGAACCAGCTTATCTAG
- a CDS encoding cupin domain-containing protein yields MQDLRFHVRRSRTNQAKFEAFERVITDMTRVSTEELITGLKEEDAQVAEVLSKESVTIEVGKYPTASPKNPHTENEVYYIISGSGMIRIGDKTHSVESGDVVFVEQGLEHDFFNIDEEITALTIFVGSDNPSSYSLRE; encoded by the coding sequence ATGCAAGATCTGCGGTTTCACGTCCGCCGCTCCCGGACCAACCAAGCGAAGTTTGAAGCTTTCGAGAGGGTAATAACAGATATGACTCGCGTTTCCACGGAAGAGTTGATAACGGGACTCAAAGAGGAAGATGCACAGGTCGCAGAGGTGTTAAGCAAAGAGTCCGTAACAATCGAGGTAGGAAAATATCCAACCGCGTCGCCAAAGAACCCTCACACAGAGAATGAAGTCTACTACATTATCTCTGGGTCGGGGATGATTCGTATTGGAGATAAAACACATTCTGTCGAGAGCGGCGATGTGGTTTTCGTCGAACAGGGACTTGAACACGACTTTTTCAATATTGACGAGGAGATTACTGCGCTGACTATCTTCGTCGGGTCTGATAACCCGAGTTCGTATAGTCTTCGTGAATAA
- a CDS encoding inorganic phosphate transporter translates to MSSVIGIVSVALVASLFMSFTVGANSNSAPIAPAVGANALSTLRGALLVGLVAGLGAIAQGGSISETIGHGLVTGVTITPLAATATLLTAATLITIGNSRGYPIPSAFTVTGAAIGAGVALGGGFAVMTYAKILGFWFAIPVVEGVLAYGLAWLLLDETVSDTLSIPLLAAGVGYTLANVQLSFLPAPQSEQGSIAGVITRQFNVASIGLGEAGIVLVGVVLGLLTLTVVYWQLRRDVTTGINRMLVALALVVVFTSGGSQVGLATGPLEAVFESSLGLPSLYLLALGGLGILLGGWFRSPRLIQAVAREYASLGPKRSIAAFIPAFLVAQAAIALGYPISFNKVMISSIVGAGLVGGSSDSAGISTTKTVYTVGAWVGSMVGGTVISFALYHTLAALPGLG, encoded by the coding sequence ATGTCCTCAGTAATCGGAATAGTCTCTGTCGCGCTCGTGGCATCGCTTTTTATGTCATTTACCGTCGGGGCAAACAGCAACTCCGCCCCGATTGCGCCAGCCGTCGGAGCGAACGCGTTGTCCACCCTTCGGGGGGCACTACTGGTCGGCCTCGTCGCCGGTCTCGGTGCCATTGCGCAGGGTGGCAGTATCTCCGAGACGATTGGTCACGGGCTGGTGACCGGCGTGACGATCACGCCACTAGCAGCCACTGCGACGCTGCTCACGGCAGCCACACTCATCACGATCGGGAACTCCCGCGGTTACCCTATTCCCTCAGCGTTCACGGTCACCGGTGCAGCGATCGGTGCGGGTGTCGCTCTTGGCGGTGGCTTTGCGGTCATGACGTACGCTAAGATTCTGGGATTTTGGTTTGCGATTCCGGTCGTCGAGGGCGTCCTCGCGTACGGTCTCGCGTGGCTGTTACTGGATGAGACGGTCTCGGATACGCTAAGCATTCCGCTGCTCGCCGCCGGCGTCGGCTACACACTCGCCAACGTCCAGCTATCGTTTCTCCCGGCCCCCCAGAGCGAGCAAGGATCGATTGCGGGCGTTATCACCCGTCAATTTAACGTCGCATCGATAGGGCTCGGCGAGGCCGGAATCGTACTCGTTGGGGTTGTACTCGGACTTCTCACGCTCACAGTGGTCTACTGGCAACTCCGGCGTGACGTGACGACCGGAATCAACAGAATGCTGGTCGCGCTCGCCCTCGTCGTCGTGTTCACCAGCGGCGGGTCGCAGGTCGGACTGGCCACCGGGCCACTGGAAGCCGTCTTTGAATCGTCGCTCGGCCTTCCCTCGCTGTACCTGCTCGCACTCGGGGGCCTTGGAATTCTCCTCGGGGGATGGTTCCGTTCGCCACGCCTCATCCAGGCTGTGGCCCGCGAGTATGCCTCACTCGGGCCGAAGCGGTCGATTGCAGCGTTCATTCCTGCGTTTCTCGTCGCGCAGGCAGCAATCGCGCTCGGCTATCCCATCTCGTTCAACAAAGTGATGATTTCTAGCATCGTCGGGGCCGGACTTGTCGGCGGGTCGTCGGACTCCGCCGGGATATCGACCACAAAGACGGTCTACACTGTCGGGGCGTGGGTCGGCTCGATGGTCGGCGGGACCGTAATTAGCTTCGCGCTCTATCACACGCTCGCTGCGCTTCCGGGACTCGGGTAA
- a CDS encoding DUF433 domain-containing protein, with protein MSEGESRRIAHELKSEPHIRGRRVSVRQVYALVEERGEDPEAVADRYDLDVADVYHALAYYHDHPREMRDVEEERDDAIADFRESINRPEGVDPDAA; from the coding sequence ATGTCCGAGGGAGAATCCCGGCGGATCGCACACGAGCTGAAGAGCGAGCCGCACATTCGTGGCCGCCGGGTCAGCGTCCGTCAGGTGTATGCCCTCGTCGAAGAACGTGGTGAAGACCCCGAGGCTGTTGCCGATCGGTACGACCTCGACGTCGCTGACGTGTATCACGCGCTGGCTTACTATCACGATCATCCGCGAGAGATGCGTGACGTAGAAGAGGAGCGCGACGATGCGATAGCGGACTTCCGCGAGTCGATCAACCGTCCCGAAGGCGTCGATCCCGATGCCGCCTGA
- a CDS encoding DUF5615 family PIN-like protein, with product MPPEMSGWRFLLDENIDPKTATYLSKEEIHAEHVRDALRQGADDEADVLPYAREHELIVVTSDVKDFGGLPSDAHAGVVLLYEDTMPAYQVASGPITMTDAYPNRDSFGGREELDPWV from the coding sequence ATGCCGCCTGAGATGAGCGGGTGGCGCTTTCTCCTCGATGAGAACATCGATCCAAAGACAGCCACGTACTTATCGAAAGAAGAAATTCACGCCGAGCACGTCCGTGACGCGCTCCGGCAAGGAGCCGATGACGAAGCGGATGTCTTACCGTACGCCCGAGAACACGAACTGATCGTCGTGACGAGCGACGTGAAAGATTTCGGTGGGTTACCATCCGACGCTCATGCTGGTGTCGTCCTGCTCTATGAGGATACGATGCCGGCGTATCAGGTCGCGTCTGGTCCAATTACGATGACCGACGCGTATCCGAATCGAGATTCGTTCGGTGGCCGCGAGGAACTCGATCCGTGGGTTTGA
- a CDS encoding type II toxin-antitoxin system death-on-curing family toxin produces MTDSFWYPSVEDVLDIHEDIVSEYPDTSSGVRSRGDIEFALEYVSEGSFGSVPKTIHEKSFHLLRLLVANHPFVDGNKRTALNTTTVFYLLNGRRFEYDNETRGILAKFGTDEKAVDEDDVLEYLRTHTTEVDLHEVVERWRGDLVEYGLAQLSDESLDPND; encoded by the coding sequence ATGACCGACTCGTTTTGGTATCCGTCGGTCGAAGATGTACTCGACATCCACGAGGACATCGTCTCGGAGTACCCAGACACCAGCTCGGGCGTCCGGAGTCGCGGAGATATCGAATTCGCACTGGAGTACGTCAGCGAAGGGAGCTTCGGGTCGGTTCCGAAGACGATTCACGAGAAGTCATTTCATCTGCTTCGGCTCCTCGTCGCCAACCACCCGTTCGTGGACGGTAACAAGCGCACCGCACTCAACACGACGACGGTATTCTATCTGCTCAACGGTCGCCGGTTCGAATACGACAACGAAACCAGAGGGATACTGGCGAAGTTCGGTACCGACGAGAAGGCTGTCGATGAGGACGACGTACTCGAATATCTCCGAACACACACGACCGAAGTCGATTTGCACGAAGTGGTCGAACGATGGCGAGGCGACCTCGTCGAGTACGGACTTGCTCAGCTGTCCGATGAATCGTTGGACCCGAACGATTAA